In one window of Dyella thiooxydans DNA:
- the accB gene encoding acetyl-CoA carboxylase biotin carboxyl carrier protein: MDLRKIKKLIDLLEESNLAELEIKEGEEVVRLSRVPKGGITVAAPAPAAMPVAAPAPAAPVAAAPAADAAPAADALPAGHVVKAPMVGTFYASSTPGAPAFVKVGQQVKQGETIGIIEAMKMFNQIEADVGGTVQAILVENGQPVEFDQPMFVIA; the protein is encoded by the coding sequence ATGGACCTGCGCAAGATCAAGAAGCTCATCGACCTGCTCGAGGAGTCCAACCTCGCCGAACTGGAAATCAAGGAGGGCGAGGAAGTCGTCCGCCTGTCGCGCGTGCCCAAGGGCGGCATCACCGTGGCCGCCCCGGCACCGGCGGCAATGCCGGTCGCGGCGCCTGCTCCGGCGGCCCCGGTGGCCGCCGCCCCGGCAGCCGACGCGGCGCCTGCCGCCGACGCGCTGCCGGCCGGCCATGTGGTCAAGGCGCCGATGGTCGGCACCTTCTACGCCTCCTCCACCCCGGGTGCCCCGGCGTTCGTGAAGGTCGGCCAGCAGGTCAAGCAGGGCGAGACGATCGGCATCATCGAGGCGATGAAGATGTTCAACCAGATCGAAGCCGACGTCGGCGGCACGGTGCAGGCCATCCTGGTCGAGAACGGCCAGCCGGTGGAATTCGACCAGCCGATGTTCGTCATCGCCTGA